The genomic window TTTGAATAATGGTAGAGTTGTCGATTATCCAGTCTCTAAGGGTGTGATTTTTGCGCTCGCAACCGTGTAGAGTATTAGCAATTAGTTTCTGTTCCTTACTTTTGTTCATCCTCTGGCAGATAAGGAATTAAACCTTGGCGGAATGCCTCTTGTTGGAATTCACGCGGGGCATTACGGACATCCACAATCAAGCCATTGATTGAGACCATCCAGGCTAGGGGATTTTTGTCTATGTTACTTGGGACACACCACTTTGGGTCCATTTGGTACATATCCATCGCGTCTCGCACCTGCTTGGACTTGGCTGAGCCTGTACTCTGGCTCACCCCAAACTGCTGGTAAATTTCACTAGCACTCATGTGGGGTGTTTGGCTTGGGTCAAACAGAAAATTCACCATGCCTAGTGCATGGACGATACCGCAAGCCCAAGTGTTAACCTTGCCTTTCACTAAGGGTGAAGGACGTTTCCGACTCAACGCCGCTGCCAGTTTTCGGCACAGTTGGGCATATTCTTCGTTGAGATGCTTTTGGCAAAAGGTATCGGTGAGGCTGACGATTTCCTCAAATTTGGCTTGCATTTGCTTCGGAACTCGTTCGGCACTCTGTTGGCTCATGCAATTCTCCTAGTAGTTGCCACTCCTGTAAACTACTTTAGTTTTTGTGCAGCCGCCTGTAGTAGGTAAAGCGGCTAATTCCCAAAGATTCGCAGCTCTGGGTAATTGGAGCAATAGTGGCTTTCGCTGTTATGAGCCGCCATTACCCCTTAGAGCGGCGCTCTTGTTTTAACTCCCCGAATCGCGCCGGATCGATCGATCGATTCGGCACGATTATTTGCTATCAAAATATCAAGATAGTTTGCTATCATTACCCCCATCAGGCGATCGCGCTCCTTTGAACTAACGTGGAATCGCTTCTTGACACATCTGGCAAGCGGGTGAGATAACTGAGCTATCTTGCTATCAAAATATCAAAATAGTAAATGAAAGTAGTCAGCCTGTTGTCCCGTAAAGGGGGGTCAGGAAAATCAACCCTGAGCCTACACTGGGCTGTCGAGGCAGAGCAAGCTGGTCGGCGAGTTGTTTTGGCAGACATGGACGTGCAAGGATCGTGTTCGTCATGGTTTGCCAAACGCCCAGCCCAAACCCCACTGCTGATTCAGTCCCAACCTGGGACGATTGAAGAACACATAGAGGCTTGCCGTGCTGATGGCATAGACCTAGTGTTCATCGACACCCCTCCCGACATTGACACCAAGGCAGTTCATGCAGCGCGGGTTTCAGATCTAGTGGTTATTCCCACACGACCTTCGGTGTTGGACTTGGAAGCTATTGGTGGCACGGT from Chroococcidiopsis sp. SAG 2025 includes these protein-coding regions:
- a CDS encoding DUF6398 domain-containing protein, coding for MSQQSAERVPKQMQAKFEEIVSLTDTFCQKHLNEEYAQLCRKLAAALSRKRPSPLVKGKVNTWACGIVHALGMVNFLFDPSQTPHMSASEIYQQFGVSQSTGSAKSKQVRDAMDMYQMDPKWCVPSNIDKNPLAWMVSINGLIVDVRNAPREFQQEAFRQGLIPYLPEDEQK
- a CDS encoding AAA family ATPase, coding for MKVVSLLSRKGGSGKSTLSLHWAVEAEQAGRRVVLADMDVQGSCSSWFAKRPAQTPLLIQSQPGTIEEHIEACRADGIDLVFIDTPPDIDTKAVHAARVSDLVVIPTRPSVLDLEAIGGTVELLRGIGKPAVVVLNQAPARSGVTEEARTALAGYGLPICPVAILNRIALSRALIDGRVAKEIEAEGKAAAEILGSWQWIQQLLGE